One Mya arenaria isolate MELC-2E11 chromosome 7, ASM2691426v1 genomic window carries:
- the LOC128240130 gene encoding uncharacterized protein LOC128240130 produces MNMEVMKKTDLPQRCFSARRKRPLRVPYDLENEQRSQLDNELFDIRKHLNETNIIYVDASAANFEVYSFLQKRANDILQNEMIASHDVELCPDTISIATKRTDSTLLYQFKFQDTSETFQSEIAIFIGADDDLFDFFCREAFPETTICRIQPNGQTVSDKKEIIREDWGFNCYGNDLKNDTTITECIDDVLERVVMEKLASAAEAIPKQVKSTGGVITEVKELFTLSKVPMPNWLKEWELDSKTLAARKKLTKISEKLLSLPYVFGCHVTDACLNIMIRRENESKPIDLITDLKKFGLSNDEFTIQVAEIKLFADNKFRSGDSLAVRGSNKVGTLGCFAKFKQNEVDHHKTVVVTARHVFDANDTDNKELEVNDETLGKVLEKAEEADNVYLDIAS; encoded by the exons GGAGGTTATGAAAAAAACGGATTTACCCCAACGATGCTTTTCTGCACGACGTAAACGTCCTCTGCGAGTGCCTTACGACCTGGAGAATGAACAACGTTCACAGTTGGACAACGAGTTGTTTGATATtcgaaaacatttaaatgagaCAA ACATCATTTATGTTGACGCAAGCGCAGCCAATTTTGAAGTTTACAGCTTTCTACAGAAGCGCGCCAATGATATTCTTCAAAACGAGATGATTGCATCCCATGACGTTGAGTTATGCCCTGATACGATATCAATTGCCACAAAGAGAACAGACAGCACTTTGCTCTACCAGTTTAAATTCCAAGATACGAGTGAAACTTTCCAATCCGAAATTGCTATCTTCATTGGGGCGgatgatgatttatttgacTTCTTCTGTCGTGAAGCATTCCCAGAGACGACTATTTGCAGGATACAACCAAACGGTCAAACAGTCAGTGACAAAAAAG AAATTATAAGAGAAGATTGGGGTTTCAACTGTTATGgaaatgatttgaaaaatgaCACCACTATCACTGAATGTATCGATGATGTTCTTGAACGAGTTGTCATGGAGAAGCTTGCAAGTGCGGCAGAGGCAATACCAAAACAAG taAAGAGCACGGGCGGAGTCATAACAGAAGTGAAGGAGCTCTTCACTCTTAGCAAAGTACCAATGCCAAATTGGTTGAAGGAATGGGAGCTGGACAGCAAAACCCTTGCCGCCCGGAAAAAGCTCACAAAG ATATCAGAGAAACTGTTGTCGTTGCCGTATGTATTTGGCTGCCATGTCACAGACGCGTGCCTCAACATCATGATACGGAGAGAAAATGAATCAAAACCAATAGATTTGATCACAGATTTGAAGAAATTCGGATTGTCAAACGACGAGTTCACTATTCAAGTTGCAGAGATCAAACTGTTTGCTGACAACAAATTTAGAAGCGGGGACAGTCTTGCGGTTCGAGGCTCAAACAAAGTTGGGACGCTTGGatgttttgcaaaatttaaacaaaatgaagtgGATCATCACAAAACCGTTGTTGTCACTGCTAGGCACGTTTTCGATGCCAATGACACGGATAATAAAGAACTGGAAGTCAATGATGAAACTCTTGGGAAAGTTTTGGAAAAGGCAGAAGAAGCCGATAATGTTTATCTTGATATCGCAAGTTGA